Proteins from a genomic interval of Sander vitreus isolate 19-12246 chromosome 6, sanVit1, whole genome shotgun sequence:
- the smpd5 gene encoding sphingomyelin phosphodiesterase 5 isoform X1 — protein MALQSSPFPNGFVAGVHAVGWAFILPCFWFLDRLIAVVKSTTLEQTQRLEQECYLHPLKVFFSSIIFLILFLATAPLALLGFILWAPLQACRRPFYYHRETPSSPEKETHRGFELVGKASFGFATANLCLLPDSLARFNNLGHTQRRAAAIGQHIVHGVCRPHICIFVDSPSSCGTLSPSNSIIPRVNSPTYGATDRQAQPAVSHHSDLAEVHVSIPESNSHVVCVPCDDTEEPSTDSPSPLFNSNQISNQQGRVGHRSAPRALLSQGLHQQDDIPWEVSSLFPANVDILCLEEVFDKRAAQKLTKALRPVFGHILYDVGVYACQPPCRCSSFKFFNSGLFLASRFPVLEAQYHWFPNGRGEDALAAKGLLSAKVLIGQNQKQKNVVGYFNCTHLHAPEGEGEIRCEQLNMVTKWIGDFQTANKLPDEDVAFDVLCGDFNFDNCSPDDTLEQNHHLFEEYRDPCRAGPGKEKPWVIGTLLEQPTLYEDDINTPENLQRTLEREDLRRQYISPPVAAEGCPLVYPETDQPWIGRRIDYILYRESSISKHCRTEVEEVTFITQLAGLTDHIPVGLRLNVIMDSDGADQ, from the exons ATGGCCCTGCAGTCGTCTCCATTTCCTAATGGGTTTGTTGCAGGCGTCCATGCTGTGGGATGGGCATTCATCCTGCCTTGCTTCTGGTTTCTTGATCGCCTCATTGCTGTGGTCAAGTCCACTACCCTGGAGCAAACCCAGCGACTGGAGCAGGAATGCTACCTCCACCCCCTCAAAGTCTTTTTCAGCTCTATTATCTTCTTAATTCTTTTTCTTGCTACAGCCCCCTTGGCTCTTCTTGGATTTATTCTTTGGGCACCTCTTCAGGCCTGCCGCAGGCCCTTTTACTACCATAGAGAGACACCATCCTCACCAGAGAAGGAGACACACAGGGGCTTTGAGCTGGTAGGAAAGGCATCATTTGGATTTGCCACAGCCAACCTGTGTCTGTTGCCTGACAGCCTGGCTCGTTTCAACAACCTGGGACACACCCAGCGCAGGGCGGCTGCCATAGGTCAGCACATTGTGCACGGTGTGTGTCGACCCCATATCTGCATCTTTGTTGACTCCCCCAGCAGCTGTGGTACTCTCAGCCCCTCCAACAGCATAATTCCCAGAGTTAACTCACCTACGTACGGAGCTACTGATAGACAAGCACAGCCCGCAGTGAGTCATCATTCCGATTTAGCTGAAGTACATGTTTCAATTCCAGAGTCCAATAGTCACGTGGTCTGTGTGCCGTGTGATGATACAGAGGAGCCTTCGACTGACTCACCTTCTCCGCTTTTCAATTCCAATCAGATTTCCAACCAGCAGGGCCGAGTAGGTCACCGGAGTGCCCCCCGAGCATTGCTCTCCCAGGGTCTCCACCAGCAGGACGATATACCCTGGGAAGTGTCGTCATTGTTTCCAGCAAATGTGGACATACTGTGCCTAGAAGAGGTGTTTGATAAGAGGGCGGCACAGAAGCTCACCAAAGCACTAAGACCTGTGTttggacacatactgtatgacgTTGGTGTGTATGCCTGCCAGCCACCATGCAGATGTTCCTCTTTCAAGTTCTTCAACAGTGGCTTGTTTCTAGCCAGCCGTTTCCCTGTGCTCGAGGCCCAGTACCATTGGTTTCCCAATGGCCGTGGGGAAGACGCACTGGCTGCAAAGGGCCTCCTTTCTGCTAAG GTGCTAATCGGGCAGAATCAGAAACAGAAGAATGTGGTTGGCTATTTTAACTGCACACATCTTCATGCACCAGAAG GTGAAGGGGAAATTCGCTGTGAGCAGTTGAACATGGTTACCAAGTGGATTGGCGATTTTCAAACTGCCAACAAACTGCCTGACGAGGATGTCGCTTTTGATGTACTCTGTGGAGATTTCAACTTTGACAACTGCTCACCTG ATGACACCTTGGAACAGAATCACCATCTGTTTGAGGAATACAGAGATCCTTGCAGGGCAGGGCCTGGAAAAGAGAAGCCCTGGGTCATTG GTACTCTGCTGGAGCAGCCCACGTTGTATGAAGATGACATAAACACCCCAGAAAATTTACAAAG aACCTTGGAGAGAGAGGATCTAAGAAGGCAGTATATCTCGCCTCCTGTTGCTGCAGAGGGCTGCCCTTTGGTTTACCCTGAGACTGATCAGCCGTGGATTGGTCGTCGGATCGACTACATCCTATACCGCGAAAGCTCCATTTCAAAGCACTGCCGAACA GAAGTTGAAGAGGTGACCTTTATAACCCAGCTGGCTGGCCTTACAGACCATATTCCTGTGGGCTTGAGACTGAATGTAATTATGGACTCTGACGGTGCTGATCAATGA
- the smpd5 gene encoding sphingomyelin phosphodiesterase 5 isoform X2, which produces MALQSSPFPNGFVAGVHAVGWAFILPCFWFLDRLIAVVKSTTLEQTQRLEQECYLHPLKVFFSSIIFLILFLATAPLALLGFILWAPLQACRRPFYYHRETPSSPEKETHRGFELVGKASFGFATANLCLLPDSLARFNNLGHTQRRAAAIGQHIVHGVCRPHICIFVDSPSSCGTLSPSNSIIPRVNSPTYGATDRQAQPAISNQQGRVGHRSAPRALLSQGLHQQDDIPWEVSSLFPANVDILCLEEVFDKRAAQKLTKALRPVFGHILYDVGVYACQPPCRCSSFKFFNSGLFLASRFPVLEAQYHWFPNGRGEDALAAKGLLSAKVLIGQNQKQKNVVGYFNCTHLHAPEGEGEIRCEQLNMVTKWIGDFQTANKLPDEDVAFDVLCGDFNFDNCSPDDTLEQNHHLFEEYRDPCRAGPGKEKPWVIGTLLEQPTLYEDDINTPENLQRTLEREDLRRQYISPPVAAEGCPLVYPETDQPWIGRRIDYILYRESSISKHCRTEVEEVTFITQLAGLTDHIPVGLRLNVIMDSDGADQ; this is translated from the exons ATGGCCCTGCAGTCGTCTCCATTTCCTAATGGGTTTGTTGCAGGCGTCCATGCTGTGGGATGGGCATTCATCCTGCCTTGCTTCTGGTTTCTTGATCGCCTCATTGCTGTGGTCAAGTCCACTACCCTGGAGCAAACCCAGCGACTGGAGCAGGAATGCTACCTCCACCCCCTCAAAGTCTTTTTCAGCTCTATTATCTTCTTAATTCTTTTTCTTGCTACAGCCCCCTTGGCTCTTCTTGGATTTATTCTTTGGGCACCTCTTCAGGCCTGCCGCAGGCCCTTTTACTACCATAGAGAGACACCATCCTCACCAGAGAAGGAGACACACAGGGGCTTTGAGCTGGTAGGAAAGGCATCATTTGGATTTGCCACAGCCAACCTGTGTCTGTTGCCTGACAGCCTGGCTCGTTTCAACAACCTGGGACACACCCAGCGCAGGGCGGCTGCCATAGGTCAGCACATTGTGCACGGTGTGTGTCGACCCCATATCTGCATCTTTGTTGACTCCCCCAGCAGCTGTGGTACTCTCAGCCCCTCCAACAGCATAATTCCCAGAGTTAACTCACCTACGTACGGAGCTACTGATAGACAAGCACAGCCCGCA ATTTCCAACCAGCAGGGCCGAGTAGGTCACCGGAGTGCCCCCCGAGCATTGCTCTCCCAGGGTCTCCACCAGCAGGACGATATACCCTGGGAAGTGTCGTCATTGTTTCCAGCAAATGTGGACATACTGTGCCTAGAAGAGGTGTTTGATAAGAGGGCGGCACAGAAGCTCACCAAAGCACTAAGACCTGTGTttggacacatactgtatgacgTTGGTGTGTATGCCTGCCAGCCACCATGCAGATGTTCCTCTTTCAAGTTCTTCAACAGTGGCTTGTTTCTAGCCAGCCGTTTCCCTGTGCTCGAGGCCCAGTACCATTGGTTTCCCAATGGCCGTGGGGAAGACGCACTGGCTGCAAAGGGCCTCCTTTCTGCTAAG GTGCTAATCGGGCAGAATCAGAAACAGAAGAATGTGGTTGGCTATTTTAACTGCACACATCTTCATGCACCAGAAG GTGAAGGGGAAATTCGCTGTGAGCAGTTGAACATGGTTACCAAGTGGATTGGCGATTTTCAAACTGCCAACAAACTGCCTGACGAGGATGTCGCTTTTGATGTACTCTGTGGAGATTTCAACTTTGACAACTGCTCACCTG ATGACACCTTGGAACAGAATCACCATCTGTTTGAGGAATACAGAGATCCTTGCAGGGCAGGGCCTGGAAAAGAGAAGCCCTGGGTCATTG GTACTCTGCTGGAGCAGCCCACGTTGTATGAAGATGACATAAACACCCCAGAAAATTTACAAAG aACCTTGGAGAGAGAGGATCTAAGAAGGCAGTATATCTCGCCTCCTGTTGCTGCAGAGGGCTGCCCTTTGGTTTACCCTGAGACTGATCAGCCGTGGATTGGTCGTCGGATCGACTACATCCTATACCGCGAAAGCTCCATTTCAAAGCACTGCCGAACA GAAGTTGAAGAGGTGACCTTTATAACCCAGCTGGCTGGCCTTACAGACCATATTCCTGTGGGCTTGAGACTGAATGTAATTATGGACTCTGACGGTGCTGATCAATGA
- the malsu1 gene encoding mitochondrial assembly of ribosomal large subunit protein 1: MNMNMLSRCKKLVSSVFKNSGLLEQTGVFRSVCSIPKARDSLCLPRRFTSSLSSCPHWHHVSARHLDTKRFYSEMCSESSDSKSSTGVFQEVSHEMDCDSSALSQRSSETFTLDVLVSLLRQENAVDICVIKVPEQIKYTENFIVVSGVSPRHLRAMALYAIKVYKFLKKDGARNVKIQGKDAEDWMCIDFGNMVVHFMLPETREVYELEKLWTLRMYDEQLMSMPTETLPEDFIYDVEVTK; this comes from the exons atgaatatgaatatgctAAGTCGCTGTAAGAAACTGGTATCATCGGTATTTAAAAATAGCGGTTTACTGGAGCAAACGGGTGTTTTTAGAAGCGTCTGTTCGATCCCCAAAGCTCGTGACAGTCTGTGTTTGCCTCGACGTTTTACATCAAGTTTATCCTCATGTCCGCACTGGCATCATGTATCCGCccgtcacttagacacaaaacgATTTTATTCAGAGATGTGTAGTGAAAGCAGTGATTCCAAGAGCAGCACTGGCGTGTTTCAAGAGGTATCGCATGAGATGGACTGTGACAGCAGTGCCCTGAGTCAAA GATCCTCTGAGACGTTCACTCTCGATGTGCTGGTGTCTTTACTGCGTCAGGAAAATGCAGTGGACATCTGTGTGATTAAAGTACCAGAGCAGATCAAATACACAGAGAACTTCATTGTTGTCAGTGGTGTATCGCCAAGACACCTCCGCGCAATGGCACTTTATGCCATCAAAGTG TATAAGTTTCTAAAGAAGGATGGCGCTCGGAATGTCAAGATCCAAGGAAAGGATGCAGAGGACTGGATGTGTATTGACTTCG ggAATATGGTTGTTCACTTCATGCTTCCAGAGACCCGAGAAGTGTACGAGCTGGAGAAACTCTGGACTCTCCGCATGTATGATGAGCAGCTGATGAGCATGCCCACGGAGacgctaccagaagacttcatATATGATGTTGAAGTAACAAAATGA
- the grinab gene encoding glutamate receptor, ionotropic, N-methyl D-aspartate-associated protein 1b (glutamate binding) isoform X2, protein MTTEKTAYAPVEGVPSPPSLPGQPAFPVTFDMSMPGPNMFGAPAPGGFPPPGGFPPPGGFPPPGGFPFPPPTAFGPGVPGAFGMNPQGGSGFGANPSSSPYSPPGQGFNGNFSDDVYHSEEDPPPFHENQDFDFGLDNKTIRRAFIRKVFLVLTAQLMVTFAFVAVFTFVDEIKTFVIVNAWTYLVSYVIFFVSVCVISCCGSVRRRHPWNLVALSVLTLSMSYMVGMIASFHDTDTVVMAVGITAVVCFTVVIFSLQTKYDFTSCYGVLFVCLIVLIIFGFLCIFIRDRILHIVYAGLGALLFTCFLAVDTQLLLGNKELSLSPEEYIFAALNLYTDIINIFLYILAIFGRARGS, encoded by the exons ATGACCACCGAGAAGACTGCATATGCTCCCGTGGAGGGGGTACCCTCCCCACCCTCGCTTCCTGGGCAGCCAGCGTTTCCTGTCACATTTGACATGAGTATGCCAGGCCCAAACATGTTCGGAGCCCCTGCACCTGGTGGTTTCCCTCCTCCTGGTGGTTTCCCTCCTCCTGGTGGTTTCCCTCCTCCTGGTGGTTTTCCTTTCCCTCCACCGACTGCTTTTGGACCGGGCGTCCCTGGAGCTTTCGGAATGAACCCTCAAGGCGGCTCCGGATTTGGAGCCAACCCCTCTTCCTCCCCATACTCTCCACCAGGCCAGGGCTTTAATGGCAACTTCAGCG ATGATGTTTACCATAGCGAAGAGGACCCACCACCCTTTCATGAGAATCAAGACTTTGATTTTGGATTAGATAACAAGACCATAAGAAGAGCCTTCATTCGAAAG GTTTTCTTGGTGTTGACTGCTCAGCTGATGGTGACATTTGCCTTTGTGGCTGTTTTCACCTTCGTGGATGAAATCAAGACGTTTGTCATTGTGAACGCCTGGACGTACCTGGTGTCCTATGTCATATTCTTTGTGTCGGTTTGTGTGATCAGCTGCTGTGGAAGCGTTCGCCGAAGACATCCTTGGAACCTGGTTGCATTA TCCGTCCTGACCCTCAGTATGTCCTACATGGTGGGAATGATCGCCAGCTTCCATGACACTGACACGGTGGTCATGGCAGTGGGCATCACGGCAGTTGTGTGCTTCACAGTGGTCATCTTCTCTCTGCAG ACCAAGTACGACTTCACTTCCTGTTACGGTGTGCTTTTCGTGTGTTTAATTGTCCTGATCATCTTCGGCTTCCTCTGCATCTTCATCCGTGACAGGATTCTGCACATTGTGTATGCTGGCCTGGGAGCTTTGCTCTTCACCTGT TTCTTGGCGGtggacacacagctgctgcTTGGCAACAAGGAACTGTCCCTGAGTCCAGAAGAATACATCTTTGCTGCTCTTAACCTGTACACAGACATCATCAACATCTTCCTCTATATTCTTGCTATCTTTGGAAGGGCAAGGGGGAGCTGA
- the LOC144519736 gene encoding speriolin-like protein gives MDLEQTINGLLSKNEQLEQENNLLKSMFSVVQENADLWRARMHGFNNDAFEELPVCTFPGRHPPSLLQNTSNERQFRKDFQQTRLIHEQRTSSPVDFKSFLQSSVHTDTSEKAEIQTCQADFPLEVKGPYRLLGEIAYQLDRRILSHVFQSHRRLYGFTLLNFQEKIKEVSTHPLTGKVDEGYQLHLTQRYADLMERLNQLGYKLKLHPSFTEFIVNAYGILKERPGENSTQTIDYNNSDFLRKQIMTTAPRKLQRDLLLVLACLCNMAEEDGRPLLLW, from the exons ATGGACCTGGAGCAAACCATTAATGGCTTgctttcaaaaaatgaacaactTGAACAGGAGAATAATCTGTTGAAGTCCATGTTTAGTGTAGTCCAGGAAAACGCAGACCTGTGGAGAGCCAGGATGCACGGCTTCAACAATGACGCTTTCGAGGAATTGCCAG TTTGCACATTCCCAGGAAGGCACCCACCCAGTCTGTTGCAAAACACCTCTAACGAGAGACAATTCAGAAAAGACTTTCAACAAACCAGATTAATACACGAACAACGAACCTCATCCCCCGTCGACTTCAAGTCTTTCCTCCAAAGCTCGGTGCACACAGATACAAGTGAGAAAGCGGAGATTCAAACCTGTCAGGCTGATTTTCCTCTTGAGGTCAAAG GTCCATACAGGCTGCTGGGAGAGATTGCATACCAACTCGATAGGAGGATTCTGTCCCATGTCTTCCAGAGCCATAGGAGGCTTTATGGTTTCACACTGCTCAATTTTCAAGAAAAAATTAAAGAG GTATCCACACACCCGCTGACAGGGAAGGTAGATGAAGGCTATCAGCTTCATCTCACTCAGAGGTATGCTGACCTCATGGAGAGGTTAAACCAGCTTGGGTATAAATTAAAACTCCACCCTTCTTTCACTGAATTTATTGTTAACGCCTATGGGATCCTGAAGGAGAGGCCTGGCgaaaacagcacacagacaatTGACTACAATAATTCAGATTTCCTGAGAAAGCAGATAATGACCACTGCACCGAGAAAACTTCAGAGGGACCTGCTCCTTGTGCTCGCCTGCCTCTGCAACATGGCCGAGGAGGACGGAAGGCCTCTCCTTCTCTGGTAG
- the grinab gene encoding glutamate receptor, ionotropic, N-methyl D-aspartate-associated protein 1b (glutamate binding) isoform X1, giving the protein MPEMTTEKTAYAPVEGVPSPPSLPGQPAFPVTFDMSMPGPNMFGAPAPGGFPPPGGFPPPGGFPPPGGFPFPPPTAFGPGVPGAFGMNPQGGSGFGANPSSSPYSPPGQGFNGNFSDDVYHSEEDPPPFHENQDFDFGLDNKTIRRAFIRKVFLVLTAQLMVTFAFVAVFTFVDEIKTFVIVNAWTYLVSYVIFFVSVCVISCCGSVRRRHPWNLVALSVLTLSMSYMVGMIASFHDTDTVVMAVGITAVVCFTVVIFSLQTKYDFTSCYGVLFVCLIVLIIFGFLCIFIRDRILHIVYAGLGALLFTCFLAVDTQLLLGNKELSLSPEEYIFAALNLYTDIINIFLYILAIFGRARGS; this is encoded by the exons AT GCCAGAGATGACCACCGAGAAGACTGCATATGCTCCCGTGGAGGGGGTACCCTCCCCACCCTCGCTTCCTGGGCAGCCAGCGTTTCCTGTCACATTTGACATGAGTATGCCAGGCCCAAACATGTTCGGAGCCCCTGCACCTGGTGGTTTCCCTCCTCCTGGTGGTTTCCCTCCTCCTGGTGGTTTCCCTCCTCCTGGTGGTTTTCCTTTCCCTCCACCGACTGCTTTTGGACCGGGCGTCCCTGGAGCTTTCGGAATGAACCCTCAAGGCGGCTCCGGATTTGGAGCCAACCCCTCTTCCTCCCCATACTCTCCACCAGGCCAGGGCTTTAATGGCAACTTCAGCG ATGATGTTTACCATAGCGAAGAGGACCCACCACCCTTTCATGAGAATCAAGACTTTGATTTTGGATTAGATAACAAGACCATAAGAAGAGCCTTCATTCGAAAG GTTTTCTTGGTGTTGACTGCTCAGCTGATGGTGACATTTGCCTTTGTGGCTGTTTTCACCTTCGTGGATGAAATCAAGACGTTTGTCATTGTGAACGCCTGGACGTACCTGGTGTCCTATGTCATATTCTTTGTGTCGGTTTGTGTGATCAGCTGCTGTGGAAGCGTTCGCCGAAGACATCCTTGGAACCTGGTTGCATTA TCCGTCCTGACCCTCAGTATGTCCTACATGGTGGGAATGATCGCCAGCTTCCATGACACTGACACGGTGGTCATGGCAGTGGGCATCACGGCAGTTGTGTGCTTCACAGTGGTCATCTTCTCTCTGCAG ACCAAGTACGACTTCACTTCCTGTTACGGTGTGCTTTTCGTGTGTTTAATTGTCCTGATCATCTTCGGCTTCCTCTGCATCTTCATCCGTGACAGGATTCTGCACATTGTGTATGCTGGCCTGGGAGCTTTGCTCTTCACCTGT TTCTTGGCGGtggacacacagctgctgcTTGGCAACAAGGAACTGTCCCTGAGTCCAGAAGAATACATCTTTGCTGCTCTTAACCTGTACACAGACATCATCAACATCTTCCTCTATATTCTTGCTATCTTTGGAAGGGCAAGGGGGAGCTGA